In Prunus dulcis chromosome 1, ALMONDv2, whole genome shotgun sequence, the following are encoded in one genomic region:
- the LOC117616695 gene encoding uncharacterized protein LOC117616695 isoform X2 — MERDCLRHTHTKDTHNPNTRDRTAGDASASLLLRASSDAIRHATTSSDFVLQWGNRKRLRCMKIQVKDKGKDDSDAPVTRTTVRVDRRVVRPDKDPANQPSTAGNSNQTNGYLNLRQRPLSPQQPPLQRVLRNSETTTSAMRGQSNGGLRGIVPPDNRGGAHDKKGNHHHHNHHHHNNENNNTKSAASSDTAHDSKKGGGGSSSGSGEAALAPPMVWPPKFVIALTNKEKEEDFMAIKGSKLPQRPKKRAKFIQRTLNLVSPGAWLCDLTLERYEVREKKISKKNE, encoded by the exons ATGGAAAGGGACTGTCTTAGGCACACCCATACTAAAGACACCCACAATCCCAACACTCGAGACAGAACCGCAGGGGACGCCTCAGCCTCTCTGCTGTTGAGAGCGAGCTCCGATGCCATACGACACGCAACGACGTCGTCCGATTTCGTTTTGCAGTGGGGGAACCGCAAGCGCCTCAGGTGTATGAAGATCCAGGTCAAGGACAAGGGCAAAGACGACTCCGACGCCCCGGTTACCCGAACCACAGTCCGGGTCGACCGCCGGGTCGTCCGACCTGATAAGGACCCGGCCAATCAGCCCTCCACGGCCGGTAACTCTAATCAGACGAATGGGTATTTGAATCTCCGTCAACGGCCGTTATCTCCGCAGCAGCCGCCACTTCAGCGTGTTCTCAG AAACTCAGAGACCACAACAAGTGCCATGAGAGGCCAGAGCAACGGAGGCTTGAGGGGAATTGTTCCACCCGACAACAGAGGGGGTGCGCACGATAAGAAAGgcaaccaccaccatcacaaccaccaccaccataaTAATGAGAATAACAACACCAAGTCTGCAGCTTCTTCGGACACGGCGCACGATAGTAAGAAGGGGGGAGGTGGGTCTTCATCGGGAAGCGGCGAAGCAGCGTTGGCGCCACCGATGGTCTGGCCGCCGAAGTTCGTGATTGCTTTGACcaacaaagagaaagaagaggacTTCATGGCAATCAAAGGGTCAAAATTGCCTCAGAGACCCAAGAAGAGAGCAAAGTTCATTCAACGCACCCTCAAT cTGGTAAGCCCAGGAGCATGGCTCTGTGATCTGACCCTAGAACGGTACGAGGTCAGAGAGAAGAAGATTTCCAAGaag AATGAAtag
- the LOC117616695 gene encoding uncharacterized protein LOC117616695 isoform X1, translating to MERDCLRHTHTKDTHNPNTRDRTAGDASASLLLRASSDAIRHATTSSDFVLQWGNRKRLRCMKIQVKDKGKDDSDAPVTRTTVRVDRRVVRPDKDPANQPSTAGNSNQTNGYLNLRQRPLSPQQPPLQRVLRNSETTTSAMRGQSNGGLRGIVPPDNRGGAHDKKGNHHHHNHHHHNNENNNTKSAASSDTAHDSKKGGGGSSSGSGEAALAPPMVWPPKFVIALTNKEKEEDFMAIKGSKLPQRPKKRAKFIQRTLNLVSPGAWLCDLTLERYEVREKKISKKRPRGLKAMGNVESDSE from the exons ATGGAAAGGGACTGTCTTAGGCACACCCATACTAAAGACACCCACAATCCCAACACTCGAGACAGAACCGCAGGGGACGCCTCAGCCTCTCTGCTGTTGAGAGCGAGCTCCGATGCCATACGACACGCAACGACGTCGTCCGATTTCGTTTTGCAGTGGGGGAACCGCAAGCGCCTCAGGTGTATGAAGATCCAGGTCAAGGACAAGGGCAAAGACGACTCCGACGCCCCGGTTACCCGAACCACAGTCCGGGTCGACCGCCGGGTCGTCCGACCTGATAAGGACCCGGCCAATCAGCCCTCCACGGCCGGTAACTCTAATCAGACGAATGGGTATTTGAATCTCCGTCAACGGCCGTTATCTCCGCAGCAGCCGCCACTTCAGCGTGTTCTCAG AAACTCAGAGACCACAACAAGTGCCATGAGAGGCCAGAGCAACGGAGGCTTGAGGGGAATTGTTCCACCCGACAACAGAGGGGGTGCGCACGATAAGAAAGgcaaccaccaccatcacaaccaccaccaccataaTAATGAGAATAACAACACCAAGTCTGCAGCTTCTTCGGACACGGCGCACGATAGTAAGAAGGGGGGAGGTGGGTCTTCATCGGGAAGCGGCGAAGCAGCGTTGGCGCCACCGATGGTCTGGCCGCCGAAGTTCGTGATTGCTTTGACcaacaaagagaaagaagaggacTTCATGGCAATCAAAGGGTCAAAATTGCCTCAGAGACCCAAGAAGAGAGCAAAGTTCATTCAACGCACCCTCAAT cTGGTAAGCCCAGGAGCATGGCTCTGTGATCTGACCCTAGAACGGTACGAGGTCAGAGAGAAGAAGATTTCCAAGaag AGACCAAGAGGGCTAAAGGCGATGGGCAACGTGGAGTCTGACTCTGAATAG
- the LOC117616700 gene encoding glycosyltransferase BC10-like, with protein sequence MQTMQSRVVPLEEGKDPGVTGRTNQTKALPIRLLQLFVLFVLFCITFSVISILTIRHFGINGVMTTVTSSFQPCYEEPSGLDRWIKPPSNLQHTMTDKELLWRASLMPRIKKYPFERVPKIAFMFLTRGPLPLAPLWERFLKGHEGRYSIYVHSLPSFQPHFHTSSVFYGRHIPSQVSEWGRMSMCDAERRLLANALLDISNEWFILVSESCIPLYNFSVIYHYLMKSKYSFIGAFDDPGPFGRGRYNNNMAPEVNITQWRKGSQWFEVNRKLAISIVEDTTFYQKFEKFCRPACYVDEHYFPTMLTIQAGNSLANRSITWVDWSRGGPHPATFGRADITEEFFKRMLEGHRCTYNDRNSSICFLFGRKFAPSAMEPILHLAPKFLGF encoded by the exons ATGCAAACCATGCAATCAAGGGTTGTGCCATTAGAGGAAGGCAAGGACCCCGGAGTTACTGGCAGGACAAACCAAACCAAGGCATTGCCGATAAGGCTACTTCAGTTATTTGTGCTGTTTGTGCTTTTCTGTATTACTTTCTCAGTCATTAGCATATTGACGATTCGTCATTTTGGAATTAATGGGGTGATGACAACGGTCACGTCCTCTTTCCAGCCATGCTATGAGGAACCGAGTGGTTTGGACCGGTGGATTAAGCCGCCATCAAATCTTCAACACACTATGACTGATAAGGAATTATTGTGGAGGGCTTCTCTTATGCCTAGAATAAAGAAGTATCCTTTTGAGAGAGTTCCAAAGATTGCATTTATGTTCTTGACCAGGGGGCCGTTACCGCTTGCACCCCTTTGGGAGAGGTTTCTGAAGGGACATGAAGGACGTTATTCAATCTACGTTCATTCACTGCCGTCATTTCAACCTCATTTTCACACTTCGTCCGTTTTTTATGGGAGACACATTCCCAGCCAG GTTTCTGAGTGGGGAAGAATGAGTATGTGTGATGCTGAGAGAAGGCTCCTTGCTAATGCATTGCTTGACATATCCAATGAATGGTTCATTCTTGTTTCCGAATCTTGCATTCCGCTCTATAACTTCAGTGTCATTTACCACTACTTAATGAAATCCAAGTACAGCTTCATCGGTGCATTTGACGACCCTGGGCCATTCGGGAGAGGACGCTATAATAATAACATGGCACCTGAAGTGAATATAACCCAGTGGCGCAAGGGCTCCCAATGGTTTGAAGTTAACCGGAAGCTTGCCATCAGCATTGTCGAAGATACAACATTTTaccaaaaatttgaaaagttcTGTAGACCCGCATGTTACGTTGATGAGCACTATTTCCCCACCATGCTAACCATTCAAGCAGGGAATTCCTTAGCAAACAGAAGCATCACTTGGGTGGATTGGTCAAGGGGTGGACCTCACCCAGCTACCTTTGGAAGAGCTGATATCACTGAGGAATTCTTCAAGAGAATGCTCGAGGGTCATCGCTGCACTTACAACGACCGGAACTCTTCAATCTGCTTTCTTTTTGGAAGAAAATTTGCTCCAAGTGCTATGGAACCTATTCTGCATTTAGCACCAAAGTTTTTGGGCTTCTAA
- the LOC117616702 gene encoding CXXC motif containing zinc binding protein, with protein MVKFLLQIAADLENLTNLQPQEGCNEPNFSYLFKLKCERCGELSQRETCVSLNETVSLPSGKATVNLVQKCKFCGRDGTLTMMPGHGKPLTQQMCEERKFSPLMMFECRGYEPVDYVFAGGWKVESVEGTKFDHVDLSGGDFVEYDEKGECPVMVSNLRASFVVK; from the exons ATGGTGAAATTTTTACTTCAGATCGCTGCGGACCTCGAGAACCTGACGAACCTGCAGCCCCAGGAAGGCTGCAACGAACCCAATTTTTCCTATCTCTTCAAG TTGAAATGTGAGAGGTGTGGAGAGCTGAGCCAGAGGGAAACTTGTGTGAGCTTGAACGAGACTGTTTCTCTTCCATCGGGCAAGGCAACCGTTAATCTCGTTCAGAAG TGCAAGTTTTGTGGAAGGGATGGAACTCTGACAATGATGCCAGGTCATGGTAAACCACTGACCCAGCAAATGTGTGAAGAAAGGAAGTTTTCCCCCTTGATGATGTTTGAGTGCAGGGGTTATGAGCCTGTGGACTATGTATTTGCTGGTGGGTGGAAGGTTGAATCT GTGGAAGGGACAAAATTTGACCATGTTGACTTGTCGGGAGGGGACTTTGTTGAATATGATGAGAAGGGAGAGTGCCCAGTTATGGTTTCCAACCTCCGTGCCAGTTTTGTGGTGAAGTAG
- the LOC117618342 gene encoding uncharacterized protein LOC117618342, translating into MGGRGLFGGEGIGIRSIMVIMLGATVTLIRCGVLVEGKLFSKQKILEAERQLNQLRRPAVKTIQSEDGDIIDCIDIYKQPAFDHPALRNHTIQMAPTYDTTKETKTMKKMDRWKKRNEEQSPITVKQTWHKSGSCPQGTIPVRRIQKKELLRASLVKDYGRKKHSSTLSRHVSQLSDNKTVYLQRANHSKAILFTEGYRYNGAKGDIEVYNPSVELDDEYSTSQVCLINGAYYDFESVESGWAVNPSVYGDRQTRFFVYWTVDGSQKTGCFDLTCPGFVQTSHEIALGAAIHPISVPHGLPYQIIVYIYKDPVTSNWWVQYGERINIGYWPPELFVLLSYHATSVEWGGEVYSSRVGTTPHTRTDMGSGHFAESSVWGTSGVIKRIRVHENSPGLKFPDIVNTLMDEFNCYDVKYLSDYVEDPEFYYGGPGRNYMCP; encoded by the exons ATGGGGGGAAGGGGGTTGTTTGGTGGTGAAGGGATTGGAATAAGGAGCATAATGGTAATTATGTTGGGAGCAACTGTGACTCTTATTAGATGTGGGGTGCTTGTGGAGGGTAAGTTGTTCTCTAAACAGAAGATTTTGGAAGCCGAAAGACAATTAAACCAACTTAGAAGGCCTGCAGTTAAAACCATTCAG AGTGAAGATGGTGATATCATTGATTGCATTGACATCTACAAGCAGCCAGCTTTTGATCATCCTGCTCTCAGAAACCACACCATCCAG ATGGCACCAACATATGATACAACCAAGGAGACAAAGacaatgaaaaaaatggaCAGATGGAAGAAGAGGAATGAAGAACAATCTCCCATTACCGTGAAGCAAACATGGCACAAAAGTGGAAGCTGTCCTCAGGGAACAATCCCGGTCCGAAGAATCCAGAAAAAGGAGCTTCTGAGAGCTAGCTTGGTTAAGGACTATGGAAGAAAGAAGCACAGTTCTACCTTGTCTCGTCATGTTTCACAGTTAAGTGACAACAAAACTGTGTACCTTCAACGAGCAAACCACTCG AAGGCAATATTGTTTACAGAAGGGTACAGATATAATGGAGCCAAAGGAGACATCGAAGTTTATAACCCATCTGTCGAGCTTGATGATGAATATAGTACTTCTCAAGTTTGTCTCATAAATGGTGCTTATTATGACTTTGAGAGTGTTGAATCTGGATGGgcg GTAAATCCCAGTGTATACGGGGACAGACAGACTCGATTTTTCGTGTATTGGACT GTTGATGGCTCACAGAAAACTGGTTGCTTTGATCTCACTTGTCCTGGATTTGTTCAGACTAGCCATGAAATTGCTCTTGGTGCAGCAATCCATCCAATCTCTGTTCCTCATGGGCTTCCATATCAAATAATTGTCTACATCTACAAG GATCCAGTAACAAGCAACTGGTGGGTGCAATATGGGGAGAGAATTAACATCGGTTACTGGCCGCCGGAGCTGTTTGTTTTATTGAGCTACCATGCAACAAGTGTTGAATGGGGAGGTGAAGTTTATAGCTCAAGAGTGGGAACTACGCCTCACACAAGAACAGATATGGGCAGTGGACACTTTGCTGAGTCATCAGTTTGGGGGACTTCAGGCGTCATAAAAAGAATTCGAGTACATGAGAATTCACCTGGGCTGAAATTCCCTGATATAGTTAATACTTTGATGGATGAGTTCAACTGTTATGATGTCAAGTATCTTTCGGATTATGTTGAAGATCCTGAGTTCTATTATGGAGGGCCTGGTAGAAATTATATGTGCCCTTAA
- the LOC117618353 gene encoding uncharacterized protein LOC117618353 → MGKGLCSGEVIRLRGMKMMVIMLGVTVTLIRFGVLVEGDLFSKQKILEVERKLTQLRRPAVKTIQSEDGDIIDCIDIYKQPAFGHPALRNHTIQMAPTYDATKETKTMGKMDRWKKRNEEQSPTTVKQTWHKSGSCPQGTIPVRRIGKKELLRASSVKDHGRKKHSSTLSRHVSEFSDNKTVNLQRANHSKAILFTDGYRYNGAKGDIKVYNPAVELDDEYSTSQVCLINGAYYDFESVESGWAVNPSVYGDRQTRFFVYWTVDGSKKTGCFDLTCPGFVQTSHEIALGAAIYPISVPNGLPYQIIVYIYKDPVTSNWWVQYGEKINVGYWPPELFVALSYHATSAEWGGEVYSSRVGTTPHTKTDMGSGHFADSVWGTSGAIRRIRIHENSPGLKFPDIVTTLMDEFNCYNVRYLSDYVEDPEFYYGGPGRNYMCP, encoded by the exons ATGGGGAAAGGGTTGTGTAGTGGTGAAGTGATTAGATTAAGGGGGATGAAGATGATGGTAATTATGTTGGGAGTGACAGTGACTCTAATTAGATTTGGGGTGCTTGTAGAGGGTGATTTGTTCTCTAAACAAAAGATTTTGgaagttgaaagaaaattaacccAACTTAGAAGACCTGCAGTTAAAACCATTCAG AGTGAGGATGGTGATATCATTGATTGCATTGACATTTACAAGCAGCCAGCTTTTGGTCATCCTGCTCTCAGAAACCACACCATCCAG ATGGCACCTACATATGATGCAACAAAGGAGACAAAGACAATGGGAAAAATGGACAGATGGAAGAAGAGGAATGAAGAACAATCTCCCACTACAGTGAAGCAGACATGGCACAAAAGTGGAAGCTGTCCTCAGGGAACAATCCCGGTCCGAAGAATCGGGAAAAAGGAGCTTCTGAGAGCCAGCTCGGTTAAGGACCATGGAAGAAAGAAGCACAGTTCTACCCTGTCTCGTCATGTTTCAGAGTTTAGTGACAACAAAACTGTGAACCTTCAACGAGCAAACCACTCG AAGGCAATATTGTTTACAGATGGGTATAGATATAATGGAGCCAAAGGAGACATCAAAGTTTATAACCCTGCTGTTGAGCTTGATGATGAATATAGTACTTCTCAAGTTTGTCTCATAAATGGTGCTTATTATGACTTTGAGAGTGTTGAATCTGGATGGGCG GTAAATCCCAGCGTATACGGGGACAGACAGACTCGATTTTTCGTATACTGGACT GTTGATGGTTCAAAGAAAACTGGTTGCTTTGATCTCACTTGTCCTGGATTTGTTCAGACTAGCCATGAAATTGCTCTTGGTGCAGCAATCTATCCAATCTCTGTTCCTAATGGGCTTCCATATCAAATAATAGTCTACATCTACAAG GATCCGGTAACAAGCAATTGGTGGGTGCAATATGGGGAGAAAATTAACGTCGGTTATTGGCCGCCGGAGCTGTTTGTTGCACTGAGCTACCATGCAACGAGTGCTGAATGGGGAGGTGAAGTTTATAGCTCAAGAGTGGGAACAACTCCTCACACAAAAACAGATATGGGCAGTGGACACTTTGCTGATTCTGTTTGGGGGACTTCAGGCGCCATAAGAAGAATCCGAATACATGAGAATTCACCTGGGCTGAAATTCCCTGATATAGTTACTACTTTGATGGATGAGTTCAACTGTTATAATGTTAGGTATCTTTCAGATTATGTTGAAGATCCTGAGTTCTATTATGGAGGGCCTGGCAGAAATTATATGTGCCCTTAA
- the LOC117618363 gene encoding uncharacterized protein LOC117618363, giving the protein MGKGLSGGEVIRLRGMMVIMVGVTVTLIRCGVLVEGNVFSKQKILEVERKLTQLRRPAVKTIQSEDGDIIDCIDIYKQPAFDHPALRNHTIQMAPTYDLTKETKTMTKMDRLKKRSEQSSVTVKQTWKKSGSCPQGTIPVRRTRKKDLLRASSVKDYGRKKHSTLSRHVAESSDNKSVYLLRANHSKAILLTEGYSYTGAKGDIKVCAPSVELDDEYTTSQVCLINGPSFAFESVESGWAVNPSVYGDRNTRFFLYWTADGSKKTGCFDLTCPGFVQTSHEIALGAAIYPISAPDGLPYEIIVYIFKDPVTSNWWVQYGERINIGYWPPELFLALSYHATGVEWGGEVYSSRVGTTPHTKTDMGNGRFASTAGFSGVITRMRIHDNSPALKIPEWAETYMDEFNCYDAIYVEDYVEDPEFYYGGPGRNYKCP; this is encoded by the exons ATGGGGAAAGGGTTGTCTGGTGGTGAAGTGATTAGATTAAGGGGGATGATGGTAATTATGGTGGGAGTGACAGTGACTCTAATTAGATGTGGGGTGCTTGTGGAGGGCAATGTGTTCTCTAAACAGAAGATTCTGgaagttgaaagaaaattaacccAACTTAGAAGGCCTGCAGTTAAAACCATTCAG AGTGAGGATGGTGATATCATTGATTGCATTGACATTTACAAGCAGCCAGCTTTTGACCATCCTGCTCTCAGAAACCACACCATCCAG ATGGCACCAACATATGATCTGACGAAGGAGACAAAGACAATGACAAAAATGGATAGATTGAAGAAAAGGAGTGAACAATCTTCCGTGACAGTGAAGCAAACATGGAAGAAAAGTGGAAGCTGTCCTCAAGGAACGATCCCAGTCCGAAGAACTCGAAAAAAGGACCTGCTTAGAGCTAGCTCAGTTAAGGACTATGGAAGAAAGAAGCACAGTACCCTGTCTCGTCATGTTGCAGAGTCTAGTGACAACAAATCTGTCTACCTTCTACGAGCAAACCACTCG AAGGCAATATTGCTTACAGAAGGGTACAGTTATACTGGAGCCAAAGGAGACATAAAAGTTTGTGCCCCTTCTGTTGAGCTTGATGATGAATATACTACTTCTCAAGTTTGTCTCATAAACGGTCCAAGTTTTGCCTTTGAGAGTGTTGAATCTGGATGGGCG GTAAATCCAAGCGTCTACGGGGACAGAAATACTCGATTTTTCTTATACTGGACT GCTGATGGTTCAAAGAAAACTGGTTGCTTTGATCTTACTTGCCCTGGATTTGTTCAGACTAGCCATGAAATTGCTCTTGGTGCAGCAATTTATCCAATCTCTGCTCCTGATGGGCTTCCATATGAGATAATTGTCTACATCTTCAAG GATCCAGTAACAAGCAATTGGTGGGTGCAATACGGGGAGAGAATTAACATCGGTTATTGGCCGCCGGAGCTGTTTTTGGCATTGAGCTATCATGCAACAGGTGTTGAATGGGGAGGTGAAGTCTATAGCTCAAGAGTTGGAACTACTCCCCACACAAAAACAGATATGGGGAATGGACGCTTTGCTAGTACTGCGGGATTTTCAGGTGTCATAACAAGAATGAGAATACATGACAATTCACCTGCACTGAAAATCCCTGAATGGGCTGAGACTTACATGGACGAGTTCAACTGCTATGATGCTATCTATGTTGAAGACTACGTTGAAGATCCTGAGTTCTATTATGGAGGGCCTGGTAGAAATTATAAGTGCCCTTAA
- the LOC117616699 gene encoding uncharacterized protein LOC117616699: MGKKRALMFSLALGLFVFCVSAAEHHHVKAKTKRISLEVHKKLKLLNKSGVKTIKSEDGDIIDCVDIYKQPAFDHPALRNHKIQMRPSNHVQNDHNSSQLVSQIWQRSGSCPDGTIPIRRIRKQDLLRATSLENFGKKMPVHSSYSPTDDKGTVYINSTRVELGPQVNRSAAILLTTGYNYIGAQGDINIWTPRVDSPDEFTTAQIWLKNGPGEAFESVESGWVVNPKVYGNGATRLFVYWTKDSYKSSGCFDLTCPGFVQTNKDIALGMVLGPVSSKMGPQYQTTFSITKEPSTGNWWVRIGQNVPVGYFPGELFYYLTRGAATLVEWGGEVFSSKVKQNHPHTATGMGSGDFASGKLGNACYVKQVRILDYSKQLKYPEWVGTYSDEEYCYSALNYALSLAQEPVFYFGGPGRNPPYCP, translated from the exons ATGGGGAAGAAGAGGGCTTTAATGTTCTCGTTAGCATTGggattgtttgttttttgtgttagTGCAGCAGAACATCACCATGTGAAGGCTAAAACTAAACGAATTTCTTTGGAAGTTCATAAGAAGTTGAAGCTTTTGAATAAGAGTGGCGTGAAGACTATCAAG AGTGAGGATGGAGATATCATTGACTGTGTTGACATCTACAAACAGCCTGCTTTTGATCATCCGGCATTGCGCAACCACAAAATTCAG ATGAGACCCAGTAATCATGTACAAAATGATCATAATTCTTCTCAGCTCGTATCTCAAATTTGGCAAAGGAGCGGAAGCTGTCCAGACGGAACCATTCCCATTCGGAGAATTCGAAAGCAAGATTTATTGAGAGCTACTTCACTTGAAAACTTTGGGAAGAAAATGCCAGTGCATTCTTCCTACTCCCCCACAGATGACAAAGGCACTGTGTACATCAACAGCACCCGAGTCGAACTCGGGCCTCAAGTCAATCGTTCA GCTGCTATCCTGTTAACTACTGGATACAATTATATAGGTGCTCAAGGAGATATAAATATTTGGACTCCAAGAGTTGACTCACCAGATGAGTTCACTACTGCTCAAATCTGGCTTAAGAATGGACCTGGAGAGGCTTTTGAAAGTGTAGAATCAGGCTGGGTG GTAAACCCAAAGGTATATGGTAATGGAGCAACTCGACTTTTTGTATATTGGACT AAGGACTCGTACAAATCATCAGGCTGCTTTGATCTCACCTGCCCAGGATTTGTGCAAACCAACAAAGACATAGCCCTTGGTATGGTCCTTGGACCTGTATCATCTAAAATGGGACCCCAATATCAAACCACCTTCAGCATCACCAAG GAACCAAGCACAGGAAATTGGTGGGTGCGTATTGGCCAAAACGTTCCTGTGGGATATTTTCCTGGAGAGCTCTTCTATTATTTGACACGCGGTGCTGCAACATTAGTTGAATGGGGAGGAGAAGTGTTTAGCTCCAAGGTGAAGCAAAATCATCCACACACTGCAACAGGGATGGGAAGTGGAGATTTTGCATCGGGCAAATTGGGCAATGCATGCTATGTGAAGCAAGTTAGGATTTTAGATTATTCAAAGCAATTGAAGTACCCAGAATGGGTAGGCACTTATTCAGATGAAGAGTATTGCTATTCTGCATTGAACTACGCTCTGTCACTTGCTCAAGAACCTGTGTTCTACTTCGGCGGACCGGGTCGAAATCCTCCTTATTGTCCCTAA